TGTACATAAAAGCCGCTGCGCTCCCGCGATTCCAGATACCCTTCCGCCGCCAGCATCTGATAGGCGGCATCCACCGTATTCACCGAGACGGACAGCTCTGCCGCCAGCCGCCGCTTGCCGGGCATCCGGGTGCCCGCCGCAAGGGTGCCGCTTCGCATCTCTCCGGCAAGGCTGCGGTACAGCTGTTCGTACAGCGGCACGCCAGAAGAAGCATCCAGCGCCGTGGTCAGATGGACCATAAATTATCCCTCCTGTCTGGGTATTGCGTCAAACTGACACCATGAAAAAACTTTATTCTGGGTATTTTCATGGTGTCAGTTCTGCGTATAATAGGAGCATACCCGCTGGACGCCCAAATGTCAAGTAGGATTGTAGGTAAATGGTTGCGAAGCAATCAAAGCCCCAGTGGGGCTTTGGTGCCGCGGGAACGGAAATTTGGAGGGAGAGTAAATCATGTCTACTACTGCAATGTGGCTGCTTCTGGCAGTCGTTGTCATCGTCATTCTGTTTGCAAGTGTGCTGTACAAGCGCACCTTCACCACCAAGGAGCTGGCCATGACCGGTGTCATGGCCGCTTTAAGCCTTGTGGCCTATCTGTTCTTCCGTGTGCCGTTCTACGGCGGCTCTTCGTTCCATCTGGGCAACACCTTCACCGCCCTGACCGCCCTGCTGCTGGACGGTGTGTCCGGCGGTCTGGCCGGTGCCATTGGTCTGGCGCTGGCCGATATTCTGGCCGGTGACCCGGGCTACGCCGTCACCACCTTTGTGCTCAAGTTCATCATCGGCATCACCTGCGGTGCCGTGGCGCACAAGGCATTCAAGCTGCGCGACCTCGACAAGCACAGCTCCGGCTATCTCGTCAAGGTGATCGTTTCTGCCGGTTCCGGCCTGCTGCTGAACGTGCTGACCGACCCGTTCCTTGGCTACTTCCGCAATGTGTACATCTTTGGTCAGGAATACACCGTGGCGCAGGCGCTGACCAAAATTGCAGGCGGCGTCACCTTTGTAAACAGCGTGGCCTCCACCGTGTGTGCGGTCATCCTGTACCTCGCCCTGCGTCCGGCCCTGGAGCGTGCCGGTCTGCTGCCCAAGGGCGAAAAACACTAAGCCATCTCTCTATCCTGATACAGCACTGCTGCCCTCATCTGCCGGACTCCTCCTACCCTCCGGCGGTGGGGGCAGTGGTGTTTTTCGTGGACGACCTATCACACGGAACTCCTCCAGTCTCGCATTCACTTGACAGCCCCCTCGGGGATGGGGCTTTTGACAGAAACTGAAGCAAAAAAGCGCTCGTCACACAATTCTGCATGACGAGCGTTTCTGCTTTTTATCGCAATTTTCAAAAATAGTGCCTATTAAAACGGCATATTTGCGATATGCAGTTTGCGGATGTTGCTTGTGCATTAAAAACGCAAACTGCTATCATTACAGCTTTTCAAACACAAGGAACCGGAACGAGATATCGGTTTCCAGCTGGGACAGCGCAGCAAGGCGCTCCGCCCCGCCGCGCGGCGTTTTCCAGTAATAGGGTGTCATGGCGAACAGCGCTTCCAGCTGTTCGTGGGGCACCGTGACGCGGCCGGTCACTTCCCGTTCTCCAATGGCGGCAAAACCGTCATAGGCGATCTGCTGCACCGGGTTTTTATAGGGCTTTTCGTAGAGCACGGCCTTCATCTGGTACAGATGTTCGGCACCGGGCACCACATAGATCATCCGTCCGCCCGGGCGCAGCACCCGCAGGAATTCCTCCTGTGCAAAGGGCGAAAAGCAGTTCAGCAGCAGGTCGGCCCAGCCGGTGCGCACCGGCTGGCTGAAGCTGGATGCCACCGCATACTGTGCCGTGGGCAGGGCCTTGGCCGCAAGACGCACCGCAGACTTTGCGATATCAAAACCCGCCAGCTGCACCCGGCGGCCTTTTTCGGCAAGCGCCTGCGCGATGCAGCGGTCGTACCAGCCCTCGCCGCAGCCTGCATCCAGCAGATGCAGCGCCGCCTCCGGGCTGGCAGGCTGGCCGTACTCTGCGCACAGCTCACCCACCGCTTTGCCAAAGATGCCGTAGTATCCGGCATTCAGGAACGCACGGCGGGCGGCCACCATCTCCTTGCTGTCGCCGGGGGCCTTGGTGCGCATGCTCTGCACCGGCAGCAGATGCCAGTAGCCCTCCTTGGCGCGGTCAAAGCAGTGGCCTTTTGTGCATTTCAGGGTGCTGTCGCCGGTCAGTTTCTCCCCGCACAGCGGGCACTGCCATGGGGCAAACGGTTCATTTTTGCTCATACTTCGTCGCTGTGGTCCTCAATGGGTGCAGTTGCACCGCCGTGGGCGTTCATATACTCCTCAAAGTTCGTGAACTTCTGCTGCGGCGGACGGCGGCTGATGAGCATAAGGCCCGGGTCTTCGTCCCTTGCAGCAGCGGCACGGCCGCGGCGGCTGCTCTCCGCTCTGGGGGCACGGGCCGGTGCAGGCTGTGCATTGCGGGACGCATTCTGACGGCCGCGCTGGCCGTTGTTTGCACCGCGGCCCTGCTCTGCGCTCTGGCTCTGGGCGGCAGGCTGGCTGTTCTGGCGGGCCGGACGGTCGCTGCGGTCATTGCGACGGCTCTTCTGGCCTTGCGTGCTGCTATTCTGCTGAGCAGGCTGTGCAGCCGTACGGATGGCCGGGGCGGCGGG
Above is a genomic segment from Faecalibacterium taiwanense containing:
- a CDS encoding ECF transporter S component, giving the protein MSTTAMWLLLAVVVIVILFASVLYKRTFTTKELAMTGVMAALSLVAYLFFRVPFYGGSSFHLGNTFTALTALLLDGVSGGLAGAIGLALADILAGDPGYAVTTFVLKFIIGITCGAVAHKAFKLRDLDKHSSGYLVKVIVSAGSGLLLNVLTDPFLGYFRNVYIFGQEYTVAQALTKIAGGVTFVNSVASTVCAVILYLALRPALERAGLLPKGEKH
- a CDS encoding putative RNA methyltransferase is translated as MSKNEPFAPWQCPLCGEKLTGDSTLKCTKGHCFDRAKEGYWHLLPVQSMRTKAPGDSKEMVAARRAFLNAGYYGIFGKAVGELCAEYGQPASPEAALHLLDAGCGEGWYDRCIAQALAEKGRRVQLAGFDIAKSAVRLAAKALPTAQYAVASSFSQPVRTGWADLLLNCFSPFAQEEFLRVLRPGGRMIYVVPGAEHLYQMKAVLYEKPYKNPVQQIAYDGFAAIGEREVTGRVTVPHEQLEALFAMTPYYWKTPRGGAERLAALSQLETDISFRFLVFEKL